In one Candidatus Nomurabacteria bacterium genomic region, the following are encoded:
- a CDS encoding M48 family metallopeptidase, with amino-acid sequence MAKEVLERKILLFQGKEFEWTKRRGQRTLRLRLSRGVFQLSSGRWATEGFVRGFLERHQEWMDKVLAKKDQPDHGLFAKATREDYLARKKQALAFVHEHLPRLNASYDFTYGKISIRCNKQVWGSCSGDGSLQFHYQILDLPLEVAEYLMIHELCHLKYRSHGIRFWQLVEKGCPEMKHRRKTLRELS; translated from the coding sequence ATGGCAAAAGAGGTATTGGAGCGCAAAATCCTGTTGTTTCAGGGTAAAGAATTTGAGTGGACAAAGCGTCGTGGCCAACGTACGTTGCGTTTGCGATTGTCGAGAGGTGTCTTTCAATTGAGCTCTGGACGATGGGCGACCGAAGGGTTTGTGCGTGGATTTTTGGAACGTCATCAAGAATGGATGGACAAAGTGTTGGCGAAAAAAGATCAACCGGATCATGGGCTCTTTGCAAAAGCTACAAGAGAAGATTATTTAGCACGTAAAAAACAGGCGCTTGCTTTTGTTCACGAGCATTTGCCGCGTTTAAATGCATCCTATGACTTTACCTATGGAAAGATCTCTATACGCTGCAATAAACAAGTATGGGGGAGTTGTTCTGGGGATGGTTCTTTGCAGTTTCATTATCAAATTCTTGATCTACCACTCGAGGTAGCGGAGTATTTGATGATCCACGAATTGTGTCACCTCAAGTATCGTTCGCATGGTATTCGGTTTTGGCAGCTTGTTGAAAAGGGCTGTCCTGAAATGAAGCATCGTCGCAAAACCCTGCGTGAATTATCTTAG
- a CDS encoding AI-2E family transporter codes for MVTQQMQTNFFLVLLAIAMIVAAFVYAPFAQVLAMAAITSVMLSQFYKNALKLFKGHENIAALTTTLVLLTMIVVPVLLIGGQVAEETASLYKAISLQQDTFFTQLEKSVNEFASVALPGIQFNINDTVKQVLAFVSSRLGSIFSGIVAVIGGIFLWLIATFYLLKDGGRFADKIIKLSPLRDDYDQVIFHRMSMAIHSVVKGQLLVASIQGAMTGLGFAVLGVPSPALWGVVAAFSALIPGLGTSLVLIPGIIYLFATGQPIQATILSMWGVFAVGVIDNLLGPTLVGKGADIHPLLILFAVLGGFVFYGPLGFILGPLTISFLIALFDIYRYVILKEKIHVTHLK; via the coding sequence ATGGTAACTCAACAAATGCAGACAAATTTTTTTCTTGTCTTGCTCGCTATTGCGATGATCGTCGCCGCTTTTGTCTACGCGCCTTTTGCGCAAGTATTAGCGATGGCGGCTATAACGTCCGTAATGTTGTCACAGTTTTATAAGAATGCCTTAAAGCTTTTTAAAGGCCACGAAAATATCGCTGCCCTAACAACGACCTTGGTATTATTAACCATGATCGTTGTACCGGTGTTACTTATCGGTGGTCAGGTCGCAGAAGAGACGGCAAGTCTGTACAAAGCTATTAGTCTTCAGCAAGATACGTTTTTTACCCAACTTGAAAAGTCGGTAAACGAGTTTGCGTCGGTGGCATTGCCAGGTATTCAATTCAATATTAATGACACCGTTAAGCAGGTGCTTGCTTTTGTAAGTTCAAGACTTGGGAGTATTTTTTCTGGTATCGTGGCTGTCATTGGTGGAATTTTTCTTTGGTTGATCGCGACATTCTATCTTCTAAAGGATGGCGGGCGCTTTGCTGATAAGATCATTAAATTAAGTCCGCTAAGAGATGACTATGATCAGGTGATTTTTCATCGCATGTCGATGGCTATTCATTCTGTTGTAAAAGGGCAATTGCTCGTAGCCTCGATTCAGGGCGCGATGACAGGTTTGGGTTTTGCTGTGCTGGGTGTCCCGTCACCTGCATTATGGGGCGTTGTTGCAGCATTTAGCGCATTGATCCCAGGACTTGGAACAAGCTTAGTATTGATCCCAGGTATAATTTATCTATTTGCTACCGGACAGCCTATCCAGGCCACGATTTTGAGTATGTGGGGTGTATTTGCTGTTGGTGTTATCGATAATCTTCTTGGTCCTACCTTGGTTGGTAAAGGCGCCGATATTCATCCGCTTCTTATACTCTTTGCGGTTCTTGGTGGTTTTGTCTTTTATGGACCGCTTGGATTTATCCTCGGACCATTAACGATAAGTTTCTTAATCGCGCTCTTTGATATTTATCGTTACGTCATCCTCAAAGAAAAAATACACGTGACACATCTTAAGTAA
- a CDS encoding DUF3298 and DUF4163 domain-containing protein, giving the protein MKKLSVLVSCATVLALAGAGCRWPAFLSIKTTVEPITTTVTETPREMPPTIPSSGFIALSGDQEGFSAQIKLMRLPWDTYGEFSFVIDGQAKLGTFSAEKNSVTSTILTAYENSENLLGKLTIFWPMTESDTAQATWIADATGKPQNLELQTITMAHRWTVEKAHVTHTDATTNNEVCFYQSAYPLLVESEPNARVINAAIERASVGYLDTTTAISSIEQRASEYVAACVGEIQALVNELGPEEIPSLAYSLDAAGWVTLDTEDIISLRFDGYEYTGGAHGNPSLAGLTIDPKTGHTLLLKDIIAPDKLQALLAKERQILLSDEEGGYLYEETNAQFREFLALPTYPADKQVELYGNDSNFYLTEKGIVIYHTAYEIAAYAAGQFETEIPYSDMKEMIRQDGPLASYTR; this is encoded by the coding sequence ATGAAAAAACTCTCTGTTCTCGTATCATGCGCAACCGTGCTTGCGCTTGCAGGTGCCGGCTGTCGATGGCCAGCGTTTTTATCAATAAAAACTACTGTTGAACCTATTACAACCACGGTAACCGAAACACCTAGAGAAATGCCGCCGACCATTCCTTCTTCTGGGTTTATCGCTCTTTCTGGTGATCAGGAAGGATTTTCTGCTCAAATAAAGCTCATGCGTCTCCCTTGGGATACGTATGGCGAATTTTCGTTTGTTATTGATGGTCAAGCAAAACTCGGCACATTCTCTGCAGAAAAAAACTCCGTCACATCAACCATTCTCACGGCTTATGAAAATAGCGAGAACCTCTTAGGTAAGCTCACTATTTTTTGGCCAATGACAGAGAGTGATACTGCCCAAGCAACCTGGATTGCTGATGCGACCGGTAAACCACAAAACCTTGAACTACAGACGATAACCATGGCGCACCGATGGACCGTAGAAAAAGCGCATGTCACTCATACAGATGCAACAACAAATAACGAAGTCTGTTTTTATCAAAGTGCCTATCCCCTCTTGGTAGAAAGCGAACCAAACGCTCGTGTAATTAATGCAGCTATCGAAAGGGCGTCTGTTGGCTACCTAGACACAACAACAGCAATAAGCTCCATTGAACAACGCGCCTCCGAATATGTCGCAGCCTGCGTAGGAGAAATCCAAGCGCTCGTAAATGAACTAGGCCCAGAAGAGATACCGTCGCTCGCCTATAGCTTAGATGCAGCAGGTTGGGTAACACTAGATACCGAAGACATCATCAGTCTCCGTTTTGATGGCTACGAGTACACCGGTGGCGCTCACGGCAACCCTTCTCTTGCAGGCCTTACAATTGATCCAAAAACAGGCCATACGCTTTTACTCAAGGATATTATTGCACCTGACAAGCTTCAAGCGCTCTTGGCAAAAGAACGCCAGATCCTTCTCTCTGATGAAGAGGGTGGCTATCTCTACGAAGAGACAAATGCACAGTTTAGAGAGTTCTTAGCGCTTCCTACCTATCCTGCTGATAAGCAAGTAGAGCTCTATGGTAATGATTCAAACTTTTATCTCACAGAAAAAGGTATCGTTATCTACCACACCGCCTACGAAATCGCCGCCTATGCCGCCGGTCAATTTGAAACCGAGATTCCGTATAGTGATATGAAAGAAATGATCAGACAAGATGGTCCGCTTGCGAGCTATACTCGCTAA
- a CDS encoding Smr/MutS family protein has product MNQDIHAQLFAAEIGDVPELDIHGLSVHMAIKELEDFIGRESGRKTSAIRVICGHGTGALFTGITHFLQKPHPLIAAWRPATAYTNSTGAIIVIALYS; this is encoded by the coding sequence ATGAACCAAGATATCCATGCTCAATTATTCGCTGCCGAAATCGGTGATGTGCCCGAGTTAGATATCCATGGCTTGAGTGTCCATATGGCAATAAAAGAACTCGAAGACTTTATCGGACGTGAATCCGGACGAAAAACATCCGCAATACGAGTGATTTGCGGTCATGGAACCGGAGCGCTTTTTACAGGAATAACACATTTTCTTCAAAAACCTCATCCGCTTATTGCAGCGTGGCGCCCTGCTACAGCGTATACAAACTCAACTGGCGCCATTATTGTGATCGCTCTATACTCATAA
- a CDS encoding thermonuclease family protein, with protein sequence MTKKQMKQLGVLIATVLIVIWQQYKGTATDAVTYESDPTPIATTTKAVVETNAFAVRVVDGDTIEARFDDNEESVKIRLLGVNTPESVDPRRGVECFGKIASQFTKDKLEGKRIRLDEDPQADNIDKYQRLLRNIVLEDGTDFNLLLVEQGFAYAYLDFPLNKQRKAQLAEAEKQAREEGRGLWSTSTCSGTK encoded by the coding sequence ATGACAAAAAAGCAAATGAAACAACTTGGCGTATTGATAGCAACCGTTCTCATTGTTATTTGGCAACAATACAAAGGCACAGCGACGGATGCTGTGACATATGAATCGGATCCAACGCCGATCGCAACAACGACAAAAGCTGTTGTTGAAACAAATGCATTCGCCGTGAGAGTTGTTGATGGGGATACGATAGAAGCTCGATTTGATGATAATGAAGAATCGGTAAAAATCCGTTTACTCGGAGTAAATACCCCAGAATCGGTTGACCCACGTCGTGGGGTTGAATGCTTTGGAAAAATCGCAAGCCAATTTACAAAGGATAAGCTGGAAGGAAAGCGTATTCGGTTAGATGAAGATCCACAAGCGGATAATATTGATAAGTATCAACGGTTATTGCGTAATATTGTGCTTGAAGACGGCACGGATTTTAACTTGCTTCTTGTTGAACAGGGTTTTGCTTACGCGTATTTGGACTTTCCATTAAACAAACAACGCAAAGCGCAATTGGCGGAGGCAGAAAAACAAGCCCGCGAAGAAGGTAGGGGTCTCTGGTCGACTTCGACATGCTCTGGTACAAAGTAG
- a CDS encoding vitamin K epoxide reductase family protein, with protein MTRLKLAWPQWKTALFMITSLIGLGISSYLLVKYLSGASVACGLGSGCDVVRLSEYAWVWGVIPRPLLGMVFYIGMIVLAMLRISWDKHDRFYLDEIILLGTVVGVVESGWLFYIQAEVIGAFCVWCLGSGIATVVMFLLALVPFPSLTKRP; from the coding sequence ATGACAAGACTTAAACTCGCTTGGCCACAATGGAAGACCGCGCTTTTTATGATCACAAGCCTTATTGGTTTGGGCATCTCTTCTTATTTGCTAGTGAAGTATCTCTCGGGTGCTTCGGTGGCATGCGGACTTGGATCCGGCTGCGATGTTGTGCGCTTATCCGAATATGCTTGGGTATGGGGTGTGATTCCGCGCCCACTTTTAGGAATGGTATTTTATATTGGGATGATTGTTTTAGCGATGTTGCGCATTAGTTGGGATAAGCATGATCGTTTTTATCTCGATGAGATTATCTTGCTCGGTACCGTGGTTGGGGTTGTTGAATCTGGATGGCTTTTTTATATTCAGGCTGAGGTGATTGGTGCTTTTTGTGTTTGGTGTTTGGGTTCGGGTATTGCTACGGTCGTGATGTTTTTATTAGCGCTTGTACCCTTTCCTTCATTGACAAAACGCCCTTAA
- a CDS encoding HAD-IB family phosphatase encodes MTDHQTNTQVVVAFFDIDGTLYRDNFSAVLMEYLHIKEKIDPVHYQGLENAFSMWRARKGTYDEVNNELIKSINNGLEGVLLSDVITASKYVATQGLERPYKFTHALLEALKILQPRPLLIAISGSPLCVVEPYAQALGFDEVYATEFEVDDGRIRGGFERAASPYHSKGLVCQGIASKHGFERIGECIRGAIAVGDARADERMLSVVEFPLAFNPNAELMALCRRQGMPAIIERKDVILALMTHWPDELGAFEEVPIDDILPRDLANLLQQSLPGIFAH; translated from the coding sequence GTGACTGATCATCAAACGAATACGCAGGTCGTGGTCGCCTTTTTTGATATTGACGGCACCCTATACCGAGATAATTTTTCCGCGGTGTTGATGGAATATCTACACATAAAAGAAAAGATAGATCCTGTTCATTATCAAGGTCTCGAAAACGCCTTCAGTATGTGGCGTGCCAGAAAAGGTACTTACGATGAAGTAAACAATGAACTTATCAAGTCTATCAACAATGGACTTGAGGGAGTGTTGTTATCTGATGTGATTACCGCAAGCAAGTATGTCGCCACACAAGGGCTGGAACGTCCATATAAGTTTACGCATGCGTTGCTTGAAGCTCTAAAAATACTTCAACCACGACCGTTGCTGATTGCTATCAGTGGTTCGCCGCTTTGTGTTGTTGAACCATACGCTCAAGCCCTTGGTTTTGATGAAGTCTATGCAACCGAATTTGAGGTTGATGATGGCCGTATCAGAGGCGGTTTTGAGCGAGCAGCCTCCCCGTACCATAGCAAGGGTCTGGTTTGCCAGGGTATTGCGTCAAAACACGGTTTTGAACGCATAGGGGAGTGTATTCGAGGAGCGATTGCCGTAGGTGATGCAAGGGCCGATGAGCGTATGCTCTCCGTTGTTGAATTTCCGCTTGCATTTAATCCAAATGCTGAGCTTATGGCTTTGTGCCGTCGTCAAGGAATGCCGGCTATCATTGAGCGCAAAGATGTTATTCTTGCATTAATGACACATTGGCCAGACGAACTTGGCGCATTTGAAGAGGTGCCAATTGATGATATCTTGCCAAGAGATTTGGCAAACCTATTGCAACAGTCCCTTCCAGGGATCTTTGCACATTAA
- a CDS encoding leucyl aminopeptidase, which produces MQLRVRSATLENITSDLLILPVWKGLKQQPELQELQKLWDGHLNDWLEHIRFEGNKREMVVVPCFGKLATHQVLLVGLGDRKLITNDDLRLIGGAIYKKAKELNAKQVSLVSEPLLQRFSAKETSGDLMEGWYGATYTFHAYQKEAKQKAAEKAVQELLWIAHGSTNIKAIEKGALEAKALFDGVHLSRDLVNTIAHEMTPQKLVEVAQKMADASARLSLTILDQKEMEKKGMGAALAVARGSVHKPAVVHLVYKPKKKAKKRIAIVGKAVTFDTGGLSLKPSDGMVTMKMDMAGAAAVLGVFQILPSLNIDVEVHGIFIAVENAISAQAYRPGDVVTAMDGTTIDIQNTDAEGRVVLADALLYAREQEPQAIVDLATLTGACIVALGEEIAGVMGTDARLIERLKKASVLSGEDIWELPLPEKYADHVKSKIANIKNVGAKGQAGAIAGGLFLKRFVGKTPWAHLDIAGPAWTDRESRPDQTYGATGFGVRLITRYLQGL; this is translated from the coding sequence ATGCAATTACGTGTCCGCTCAGCAACGTTAGAGAACATTACCTCGGATCTTCTTATTTTGCCCGTCTGGAAAGGGTTAAAACAGCAACCCGAATTACAAGAGCTGCAAAAACTCTGGGATGGACATCTCAATGATTGGTTAGAGCATATTCGTTTTGAAGGTAATAAGCGCGAAATGGTCGTGGTTCCTTGTTTTGGTAAGCTTGCTACTCATCAAGTGCTTCTAGTCGGGCTTGGTGATCGTAAACTTATAACAAATGACGATCTGCGACTTATTGGTGGTGCGATCTATAAAAAAGCAAAAGAGCTCAATGCGAAGCAGGTTTCCTTGGTGAGTGAGCCTTTATTGCAGCGTTTTAGCGCCAAAGAAACGAGCGGTGATTTAATGGAGGGTTGGTATGGAGCAACCTATACGTTTCATGCTTATCAAAAAGAGGCAAAACAAAAAGCTGCAGAAAAAGCTGTGCAAGAGCTACTATGGATTGCTCATGGCTCAACAAATATAAAGGCGATAGAAAAAGGTGCCTTAGAGGCAAAAGCGCTTTTTGATGGTGTGCATTTATCACGGGATCTTGTTAATACGATTGCGCATGAGATGACACCTCAAAAACTTGTAGAAGTAGCTCAAAAAATGGCTGATGCATCAGCTCGACTCTCGCTCACTATTCTTGATCAAAAAGAAATGGAGAAGAAGGGGATGGGGGCTGCTCTTGCCGTTGCTCGAGGTTCGGTACATAAGCCCGCTGTCGTTCATTTGGTTTATAAACCAAAAAAGAAAGCAAAAAAGCGAATCGCTATTGTTGGCAAGGCTGTTACCTTTGATACGGGAGGATTATCACTTAAACCTAGCGACGGCATGGTAACAATGAAAATGGATATGGCAGGTGCTGCTGCGGTTCTCGGGGTTTTTCAGATACTCCCTTCGCTTAATATTGATGTCGAAGTTCATGGTATTTTTATTGCTGTCGAAAATGCGATTTCAGCACAAGCTTATCGACCAGGGGATGTGGTAACAGCAATGGATGGAACAACCATAGATATACAAAATACGGATGCAGAAGGTCGTGTTGTATTAGCAGACGCCCTTTTATATGCACGCGAGCAAGAACCGCAAGCCATTGTTGATCTCGCTACCTTAACGGGCGCTTGTATTGTCGCCTTAGGAGAGGAGATCGCTGGTGTTATGGGTACCGACGCACGACTTATCGAACGCTTGAAAAAAGCTTCAGTGCTATCGGGAGAAGATATTTGGGAGTTACCCTTGCCTGAAAAATATGCCGATCACGTAAAGTCTAAAATCGCGAATATAAAAAATGTTGGAGCAAAGGGTCAAGCTGGTGCAATCGCCGGTGGACTTTTCTTAAAGCGTTTTGTTGGAAAGACGCCGTGGGCGCATCTTGATATTGCAGGGCCTGCATGGACGGATCGTGAGTCACGTCCTGATCAGACGTATGGCGCAACAGGCTTTGGTGTGCGTTTAATCACGAGATATCTACAGGGTTTATAA
- a CDS encoding glutathione S-transferase N-terminal domain-containing protein, producing MVTIYSTPTCPYCKLAKDHLKDKGVEFENVDVSADSAKAQEMVKLSGQMGVPVIVINGQVIVGWNKTAIDEALATEPLAKAA from the coding sequence ATGGTTACTATCTACTCCACTCCAACTTGCCCTTACTGCAAACTCGCAAAAGATCACCTCAAAGATAAAGGTGTCGAGTTTGAAAACGTCGATGTATCAGCAGATTCTGCTAAAGCACAAGAGATGGTTAAACTCTCAGGTCAAATGGGTGTTCCGGTTATCGTGATTAACGGTCAAGTGATCGTTGGCTGGAATAAAACCGCTATTGACGAAGCATTAGCAACCGAGCCGCTAGCAAAGGCAGCGTAA